Proteins from one Embleya scabrispora genomic window:
- a CDS encoding amino acid ABC transporter permease — MSREASVLFDVPGPKARRRNLIIGIVGSLGLAAFLVFVIVRFNDTGQFESAKWDPFQYSGVQQFIFDGLKATLKAFALAAVFSIVLGAFLAAGRLSDHKIVRWASTTFVTFFRAMPLLVLIFMLYLVPGSQGWWKWDPMWPLVVGLTIYNGTVQAENIRAGILAVPKGQSEAAYALGMRKTQVMTMILVPQGIRTMLPTIISQIVVTLKDTSLGFLITYPELLAAAKLIGGYQDYNMPFIPVTIIVGTIYVAMCMILSAFATWLERRLRTSRKGKPPAVVPPTQAESSRDRLAVV, encoded by the coding sequence ATGAGCCGCGAAGCGAGTGTGCTGTTCGACGTCCCCGGTCCCAAGGCGCGTCGCCGCAACCTGATCATCGGCATCGTCGGCAGCCTGGGCCTGGCCGCGTTCCTGGTCTTCGTGATCGTGCGGTTCAACGACACCGGCCAGTTCGAGTCGGCGAAGTGGGACCCGTTCCAGTACAGCGGTGTCCAGCAGTTCATCTTCGACGGCCTCAAGGCCACGCTGAAGGCGTTCGCGCTGGCCGCGGTGTTCTCCATCGTGCTCGGCGCCTTCCTGGCCGCCGGCCGGCTCTCCGATCACAAGATCGTGCGCTGGGCCTCGACCACGTTCGTGACCTTCTTCCGCGCCATGCCGCTGCTGGTGCTGATCTTCATGCTCTACCTCGTCCCGGGCAGCCAGGGCTGGTGGAAGTGGGATCCGATGTGGCCGCTGGTGGTCGGCCTGACCATCTACAACGGCACCGTGCAGGCGGAGAACATCCGCGCCGGCATCCTCGCCGTGCCCAAGGGGCAGAGCGAGGCGGCCTACGCGCTGGGCATGCGCAAGACCCAGGTGATGACGATGATCCTGGTCCCCCAGGGCATCCGCACCATGCTGCCGACGATCATCAGCCAGATCGTGGTGACCCTCAAGGACACCTCGCTCGGCTTCCTGATCACCTACCCGGAACTGCTCGCGGCCGCCAAGCTGATCGGCGGCTACCAGGACTACAACATGCCGTTCATCCCGGTCACCATCATCGTCGGCACCATCTACGTGGCGATGTGCATGATCCTGTCGGCGTTCGCGACCTGGCTGGAGCGCAGGCTGCGCACCTCCCGCAAGGGCAAGCCGCCGGCCGTCGTCCCGCCGACGCAGGCCGAGTCGTCCCGCGACAGGTTGGCCGTCGTCTGA
- a CDS encoding FAD-dependent monooxygenase translates to MAGNAPRADSVIIAGAGPAGLAAALALAGRGVRSVVLDMGNGTPRAGSRACGLEASTLAFVYDLTGTRLDGAAEPWGVQRIRRRGRDVPQPVAEPEAPVRYGLSQQRLERALLDAAHASPLVTTAWRHRIESVEQDETSVTVLARGPGGPVRFRAQWLVGCDGARSVVRRAVNVRFPGRPRVDRLLCADVKVRLPRRITATALVPPDPSLADEPASPDLGEPATPWLFVDPPFHRGGTVLAQPLPDDVWRLTWQLPMAHGVAKAAEETRVIPVTGDPADPKRIAARVRSVLRTLDALSPEPDASEDPAHDLLWSGEYEVHQRLARRFRVGRVLLAGDAAHLVHPSAADAVELGLQDVRNLAWKLAFTLRGYAPIRLLETYHGERRGAARRRLALGEDALHFLAPASPAQKVGRRLTLMGARGKGTTLRRLDPRGPAANPSGPDYTGSPLLTPGPGVGEWIRDVEVFRADGAEGWLSECLDRGLVVLLIAPGIQVWHGDGWREAGLMPRLRGRLDKLAAPAELVVTPDYPGATAHTILLIRPDGYIAAHLPPDHLDILEESIDRARGAGH, encoded by the coding sequence ATGGCGGGCAATGCTCCGCGCGCGGACTCGGTGATCATCGCGGGTGCCGGACCCGCCGGTTTGGCCGCCGCACTGGCGCTGGCCGGGCGCGGGGTGCGCTCGGTGGTGCTCGACATGGGCAACGGCACGCCGCGCGCGGGTTCGCGGGCCTGTGGTCTGGAGGCCTCGACACTGGCCTTCGTCTACGACCTGACCGGCACCCGGCTCGACGGCGCCGCCGAACCGTGGGGCGTCCAGCGCATCCGCCGGCGCGGTCGCGACGTACCGCAGCCGGTGGCCGAGCCGGAGGCCCCCGTGCGCTACGGGCTGTCCCAACAGCGGCTGGAGCGCGCCCTGTTGGACGCCGCGCACGCCAGCCCCCTGGTGACCACCGCGTGGCGCCACCGGATCGAGAGCGTCGAGCAGGACGAGACCTCGGTCACCGTGCTCGCCCGGGGCCCGGGCGGGCCGGTCAGGTTCCGGGCCCAGTGGCTGGTCGGCTGCGACGGCGCCCGCTCGGTGGTGCGCCGCGCGGTGAACGTGCGCTTCCCGGGCCGGCCCCGGGTGGACCGGCTGTTGTGCGCCGACGTCAAGGTACGGCTGCCGCGCCGGATCACCGCGACCGCGCTGGTGCCGCCGGACCCCTCGCTCGCCGACGAGCCCGCGAGCCCGGACCTCGGCGAGCCGGCCACGCCGTGGTTGTTCGTCGACCCGCCCTTCCACCGCGGCGGCACCGTGCTGGCCCAGCCGCTGCCGGACGACGTGTGGCGGCTGACCTGGCAGTTGCCGATGGCACACGGGGTGGCCAAGGCCGCCGAGGAGACCCGGGTGATCCCGGTGACGGGCGATCCGGCCGACCCCAAGCGGATCGCCGCGCGGGTGCGTTCGGTGCTGCGCACCCTGGACGCGCTCTCGCCCGAGCCCGACGCGTCCGAGGATCCCGCGCACGACCTGCTGTGGAGTGGCGAGTACGAGGTGCATCAGCGGCTCGCCCGACGATTTCGGGTCGGCCGGGTGCTGCTCGCCGGCGACGCCGCGCACCTGGTCCATCCCTCCGCCGCCGACGCGGTCGAACTCGGCTTGCAGGACGTGCGCAACCTGGCCTGGAAGCTGGCCTTCACGCTGCGGGGCTACGCGCCCATCCGGCTCCTGGAGACGTACCACGGCGAACGCCGGGGCGCCGCCCGCCGTCGGCTCGCGCTCGGGGAGGACGCGCTGCACTTCCTCGCGCCCGCGAGCCCGGCGCAGAAGGTCGGCCGCCGGTTGACCCTGATGGGCGCGCGCGGCAAGGGCACCACGCTGCGCCGGCTCGACCCGCGCGGGCCGGCGGCGAACCCGTCCGGCCCGGACTACACCGGCTCGCCGCTGCTCACCCCCGGCCCGGGCGTGGGCGAGTGGATCCGCGACGTCGAGGTGTTTCGCGCGGACGGCGCCGAGGGGTGGCTGAGCGAGTGCCTGGACCGCGGGCTGGTCGTGCTGCTGATCGCCCCCGGCATACAGGTGTGGCACGGCGACGGCTGGCGCGAGGCGGGCCTGATGCCGAGGCTGCGCGGGCGGCTGGACAAACTCGCGGCGCCCGCCGAACTGGTGGTCACCCCGGACTACCCGGGCGCCACCGCCCACACGATCCTGCTGATCCGCCCCGACGGCTACATAGCCGCCCACCTGCCCCCCGACCACCTGGACATCCTCGAGGAATCCATCGACCGGGCCCGCGGAGCCGGCCACTGA